One genomic segment of Desulfocapsa sulfexigens DSM 10523 includes these proteins:
- the hslU gene encoding ATP-dependent protease ATPase subunit HslU — MIPTQSLTPKDIVAELDKYIVGQADAKRSVAIALRNRWRRRQVPSPLREEIAPKNIIMIGPTGVGKTEIARRLATLAQSPFFKVEASKFTEVGYVGRDVESMVRDLVEIAISMVKKEERERLQGLAEANAEERILDVLLPPVNPPSHMQAGPDGLNSFVTSKDTLDVEKLPEQVKTGDSTREKFREMLRQGKLDEREVELDLEESRSTPMVEIMTTSGMEDMQSNLQDAFSKIFPKKKKKRRVKIPDAIKGLTQEEMERLIDMDKVTSEALKRTEESGIIFLDEIDKVASRSSGGHGPEVSREGVQRDLLPIVEGSTVTTKYGMVKTDHILFIASGAFHLCKPSDLIPELQGRFPIRVELTPLGKDEFVRILTEPESALVKQYIAMMATEGVELVFEPEAIEELAAIAVEVNENTEEIGARRLHTVMERVLDELSFDASERGEEQFVVTAAYVKQQLQSVVEDRDLSRFIL; from the coding sequence ATGATACCTACACAATCCCTTACCCCTAAAGATATAGTTGCTGAGCTGGATAAATATATAGTCGGGCAGGCTGATGCGAAAAGATCCGTTGCAATAGCACTGAGAAACCGTTGGCGGAGGCGTCAGGTACCATCTCCGCTCCGTGAGGAAATTGCCCCCAAAAATATTATAATGATCGGACCCACCGGGGTCGGGAAAACAGAAATTGCCAGGCGTCTGGCTACCCTTGCTCAATCGCCTTTCTTTAAAGTTGAGGCTTCAAAATTCACCGAGGTAGGCTATGTGGGACGAGATGTCGAATCCATGGTTCGGGATCTTGTTGAAATCGCGATCAGTATGGTGAAAAAAGAAGAGCGGGAACGCCTTCAGGGACTTGCTGAGGCCAATGCCGAGGAACGCATTCTTGATGTTCTGCTTCCCCCAGTGAATCCACCAAGCCATATGCAGGCAGGTCCCGATGGTCTCAACTCGTTTGTGACAAGTAAGGATACGCTGGACGTGGAAAAACTTCCGGAGCAGGTAAAGACTGGTGATTCCACCCGCGAAAAATTTCGGGAAATGCTGCGGCAGGGGAAACTCGACGAACGGGAAGTGGAACTTGACCTTGAGGAATCCCGTTCCACACCCATGGTGGAAATAATGACCACATCCGGGATGGAAGATATGCAGTCCAACCTTCAGGATGCCTTCAGTAAGATTTTTCCGAAAAAGAAAAAGAAACGCCGGGTGAAAATTCCTGACGCCATCAAAGGCTTGACCCAGGAGGAAATGGAACGTCTCATCGATATGGATAAGGTGACCAGTGAAGCCCTGAAACGTACCGAGGAGTCCGGTATCATATTTCTTGATGAGATTGACAAGGTCGCTTCACGAAGCTCAGGGGGGCATGGCCCCGAGGTGTCACGTGAAGGCGTGCAGCGGGATCTCCTTCCCATCGTAGAAGGGTCCACTGTCACCACAAAGTATGGAATGGTCAAGACTGATCATATTCTCTTTATAGCAAGTGGTGCTTTTCATCTCTGTAAGCCATCTGATCTTATTCCGGAATTACAGGGTCGTTTTCCCATTCGTGTTGAACTTACTCCTTTGGGAAAAGATGAATTTGTACGTATCCTGACTGAACCTGAAAGTGCCCTGGTGAAACAGTATATAGCCATGATGGCAACCGAAGGTGTGGAACTTGTCTTTGAGCCGGAAGCTATTGAAGAACTTGCCGCTATTGCTGTTGAAGTTAATGAGAACACAGAAGAAATTGGCGCGAGGCGTTTGCATACCGTAATGGAAAGAGTTCTTGACGAGCTCTCTTTTGATGCAAGTGAGCGTGGAGAAGAACAGTTTGTGGTGACCGCTGCCTACGTAAAGCAACAACTTCAGAGTGTGGTTGAGGACAGGGATCTCAGCCGATTTATCCTCTAA
- a CDS encoding zinc ribbon-containing (seleno)protein DG, translating into MRYIDPDLKYCPQCDEEYREEIISCASCGVPLITGTERQAAEEAAKIKLASRSMDISPDDELVNIRKGPLGEMKQLQALLGSENIPSLVAGEKSNCGKGCCGGDMYLQIKRADGEDAMEVLAQEFKRTTALDSHDLSNVHAVFDTGAAKSTCPACGTMFSTSESTCPDCGLCF; encoded by the coding sequence ATGCGCTATATTGATCCGGACCTGAAATACTGCCCCCAATGTGATGAAGAGTACCGAGAAGAAATAATCAGCTGTGCGTCATGCGGTGTCCCACTTATAACGGGCACCGAAAGGCAGGCGGCGGAAGAGGCGGCTAAAATAAAACTTGCTTCACGATCCATGGATATATCCCCTGATGACGAGCTTGTGAATATCAGGAAAGGTCCATTGGGAGAGATGAAACAGCTGCAGGCTTTGCTCGGTTCTGAAAATATCCCATCACTGGTTGCGGGAGAAAAAAGTAATTGTGGTAAAGGCTGTTGTGGCGGAGATATGTATCTGCAGATAAAAAGGGCAGATGGGGAGGATGCAATGGAGGTCCTGGCTCAGGAATTCAAACGAACCACAGCGCTCGATTCCCATGATTTAAGTAATGTACACGCAGTCTTTGATACAGGGGCAGCAAAGTCTACCTGCCCCGCCTGTGGAACCATGTTTTCAACCAGCGAGTCCACCTGCCCCGATTGTGGTCTGTGTTTTTAG
- a CDS encoding sensor domain-containing diguanylate cyclase has translation MTDQFLKNTSPIEYQIDIRNAPKGKLKNVFLILFLCMVTFGFAMGVAFPPIVKVYFSDPRAVSISFTLMCITAGITVGVANYMLFSLVVSKQLRFLVEGMNQVNKQIRSAMFSRKHSQTSYEIEVKSNDMIGQVTQAFNTMSSTVEQRLNHEASFRGIVATLSANIDLDTTSDIILRYFIETTCITSGVLYGKIEDEMILLASHDVDTDDKLPRKLEPWQGTISDTIESGTIHTIDTEANNFNWITISTPLGTFKPKFIRIIPLIADKSTVGLLIAACGDSKVSESIQKEMLETYASYMAPYLQNALLHNKIQEMASYDSLTHILNRRFGLVRLEEEFSTALRHRSDLSAIMIDIDKFKKVNDTFGHEAGDMILKNVASALALNLRNEEVICRYGGEEFLIILPMANLHKAGLVAERLRLVVERQGYYHKDKLILVTISLGVSSLSSLVTQNKNDLINTADTALYHAKHMGRNRVAIFRNNESVLLPTKV, from the coding sequence ATGACAGACCAATTCCTCAAAAATACGTCACCAATCGAATACCAGATCGACATCAGAAACGCACCCAAGGGAAAACTCAAGAATGTCTTTCTGATTCTCTTTCTCTGCATGGTCACATTTGGATTTGCCATGGGGGTAGCATTTCCACCCATCGTGAAAGTCTATTTCAGTGACCCCCGTGCCGTTTCCATCAGTTTCACCCTGATGTGCATAACTGCAGGAATAACCGTTGGCGTTGCGAACTACATGCTTTTTTCCCTCGTCGTTTCCAAGCAACTTCGATTTCTTGTTGAAGGAATGAACCAGGTCAACAAACAAATCCGTTCCGCCATGTTCAGCAGAAAACATAGCCAGACAAGCTACGAAATCGAAGTAAAAAGCAATGACATGATCGGCCAGGTCACCCAGGCATTTAACACCATGAGCAGTACTGTTGAACAGCGGTTGAACCATGAAGCCAGTTTCAGAGGAATTGTTGCAACGCTCTCAGCCAATATTGATCTGGACACAACCAGTGATATTATCCTCAGGTACTTTATAGAGACCACCTGTATTACGTCAGGAGTCCTGTACGGAAAAATAGAAGATGAGATGATTCTCCTTGCCAGCCATGACGTTGACACGGATGACAAACTGCCACGCAAACTTGAACCCTGGCAGGGTACCATCAGCGACACCATTGAATCCGGCACTATCCACACCATTGATACCGAGGCAAATAATTTCAACTGGATTACCATTAGCACCCCTTTAGGCACCTTCAAACCAAAATTTATCCGTATTATCCCTCTGATAGCAGACAAGAGCACCGTTGGCCTTTTGATCGCAGCCTGCGGAGACAGTAAAGTCTCTGAAAGCATTCAGAAGGAGATGCTTGAGACCTACGCAAGTTACATGGCACCCTACCTGCAAAATGCACTGCTCCACAATAAAATCCAGGAGATGGCATCCTATGACTCGCTAACCCATATATTGAACCGGCGTTTCGGCCTGGTTCGTCTTGAAGAAGAGTTTTCCACAGCACTTCGACATAGAAGTGACCTCAGTGCCATAATGATTGATATCGACAAATTCAAAAAAGTGAATGATACATTCGGACATGAAGCTGGGGATATGATACTAAAGAATGTTGCCTCGGCACTTGCCCTCAATCTCCGTAATGAAGAGGTTATCTGTCGCTATGGTGGTGAAGAGTTTCTTATTATTCTTCCCATGGCTAATCTTCATAAAGCCGGGCTGGTTGCAGAACGGTTACGGCTCGTTGTAGAACGGCAGGGGTATTATCATAAAGACAAACTTATCCTGGTAACCATCAGCCTTGGTGTTTCAAGTCTCTCTTCACTGGTCACTCAGAACAAAAATGATCTGATCAACACCGCAGACACCGCCCTCTATCATGCAAAGCATATGGGCCGTAACCGGGTTGCAATCTTTCGCAACAATGAATCTGTGCTGCTTCCAACAAAGGTTTAA
- the dnaE gene encoding DNA polymerase III subunit alpha, with protein MSAGFAHLHVHTQYSLLDGAIRVPDLLAKCKKYGMESVAMTDHGAMYGALEFYLKAKAKGIKPIVGCEFYIAPGHRTERNASAPTKAYHIVLLAMNYQGYQNLMKLSGIAQFEGFYSRPRIDMEVLESHSDGLICLSACLHGEVPWLVVHKGLDAAREKARQFQDIFGDRFYLELQENSIPEQKTANHGLITISKELGIKLVATNDCHYLNREDAHAHEVLLCIQTGKTINDPKHFSFSSDTFYFKTPEEMQDSFRDHPEALANTIEVADRCNLEIDLEGYHFPEFPVPEGETLETMFIDACRDGLKDRFAAMREAGTFSKEVKEQYTARLEYEIGIINSMGFPGYFLIVADFINWAIDHQIPVGPGRGSGAGSLAAYAMRITNIDPIPYGLIFERFLNPERISMPDFDIDFCQDRRGEVIDYVRQKYGGAPNVAQIITFGSMKAKGVIRDVGRALDIPFNEVDKIAKLVPDALKMTIDKAIDEEPRLADAANKDPRIAELIKVAQTLEGLARHTSTHAAGVVVSPKPMVEYLPTCKGKEGETLTQYDMKHTEMTGLIKFDFLGLKTLTVIDYALKHIKADIGTDLDINALPMDDIKTFELLCSGDALGVFQLESSGMRELLVKMAPAQFSDLIALVALYRPGPLDSGMVDDFVETKHGRATANYPLPQLKPVLEETYGVIVYQEQVMKIANILANYSLGDADILRRAMGKKKVEVMNEEKIKFMEGAKKNNVDEKKAEYVFDLMAKFAGYGFNKSHSAAYALISYQTAYLKAHYPAQFMAALLSCDMNNTDKVVSYINECREHSIEVMPPDINESLIDFSVHNDRVRFGLAAVKNVGKSALHSIIEEREAGGKYTSLEDFCNRVDSRKVNSRVIESLIKSGSFDSVGCRRSQLMAIVDQAMDKAKAVQRDKQSGQMSLFGLSPATDTTDKSGIILPDIPEWEERERLTMEKETVGFYITGHPLDEDIAEIKTITDTDIAGLAEYSEDQPVRIGGLIRSCKQLKSKKGDLMAFITIEDLLNAVEVIVFPNTFAECYPLLSSTETIIVQGTVQIDERGPKIIAESLELLPQAREKHTESIKIKLNSEKISRKRLESLKQVLYRYHGNCPLLLTMHFPGQGEVDIEILKDLTVRPCREFTDETEKILGYKALSYRKKTLISHKQKRWGQAKAS; from the coding sequence ATGTCAGCCGGATTCGCCCACCTCCACGTCCACACCCAATACAGTCTCCTCGACGGCGCTATTCGCGTTCCAGATCTCCTTGCCAAGTGTAAGAAGTATGGAATGGAATCCGTCGCAATGACCGACCATGGTGCCATGTACGGGGCGCTGGAATTTTACCTGAAGGCAAAGGCCAAAGGAATAAAACCCATCGTCGGGTGTGAATTTTATATTGCACCCGGCCACCGAACAGAGCGTAATGCCTCTGCTCCTACCAAAGCCTATCATATAGTTCTGCTGGCCATGAATTACCAGGGCTACCAGAACCTAATGAAACTCTCCGGAATTGCGCAGTTTGAGGGATTCTACTCCAGACCCAGAATTGATATGGAGGTACTTGAATCCCACAGTGATGGTTTAATCTGCCTCAGCGCCTGTCTTCATGGAGAAGTTCCCTGGCTTGTCGTTCACAAAGGTCTTGATGCTGCCAGAGAAAAAGCGAGACAATTCCAGGATATTTTCGGAGACAGATTCTACCTGGAACTTCAGGAGAACTCAATTCCTGAACAGAAGACCGCCAATCATGGTCTTATTACAATATCCAAAGAACTCGGAATCAAACTCGTTGCCACCAACGATTGTCACTACCTGAATCGGGAAGATGCCCACGCCCATGAAGTCCTGCTCTGTATTCAGACCGGCAAAACCATTAATGACCCAAAACATTTCAGCTTTTCCTCAGACACCTTCTACTTTAAAACTCCAGAGGAGATGCAGGACAGCTTCAGGGATCACCCCGAGGCACTTGCAAACACCATTGAAGTAGCCGATCGCTGTAATCTTGAAATTGATCTTGAGGGGTATCATTTCCCAGAATTTCCCGTGCCCGAAGGTGAGACCCTTGAAACAATGTTTATTGATGCATGTCGGGATGGCCTTAAGGATCGCTTTGCTGCAATGCGGGAAGCAGGAACCTTCAGCAAAGAGGTGAAAGAACAATATACGGCGCGTCTTGAGTATGAAATCGGCATCATCAATTCCATGGGTTTTCCCGGATATTTCCTTATTGTTGCTGACTTTATTAACTGGGCCATAGACCATCAAATTCCCGTTGGACCGGGTCGTGGATCCGGAGCCGGCAGTCTGGCAGCCTATGCCATGCGTATCACTAATATTGACCCGATTCCCTACGGTCTTATTTTCGAGAGATTTCTCAATCCTGAACGAATCAGTATGCCTGACTTTGATATTGATTTCTGCCAGGACAGGCGCGGTGAAGTGATTGACTATGTCCGTCAGAAGTACGGTGGCGCTCCCAATGTGGCCCAGATTATCACCTTTGGCTCTATGAAGGCAAAGGGCGTTATCCGGGACGTTGGCAGAGCACTGGATATTCCATTCAATGAAGTGGACAAAATAGCAAAACTCGTTCCCGATGCCCTGAAAATGACCATTGACAAGGCCATCGACGAGGAACCACGTCTTGCTGATGCAGCAAACAAGGATCCACGCATTGCGGAACTTATAAAAGTCGCCCAGACCCTTGAAGGACTTGCTCGCCATACATCCACCCATGCAGCCGGCGTGGTCGTCTCCCCAAAACCCATGGTTGAGTATCTGCCTACCTGCAAGGGAAAAGAAGGAGAGACATTAACCCAGTATGATATGAAGCATACTGAAATGACCGGGCTCATCAAATTCGATTTCCTTGGACTCAAAACCCTCACCGTAATTGACTACGCTTTAAAACACATCAAAGCGGACATTGGTACTGACCTTGACATCAACGCTCTGCCCATGGATGATATCAAGACCTTTGAACTACTCTGCTCGGGAGACGCCCTAGGTGTCTTTCAGCTTGAAAGTTCAGGGATGCGTGAACTACTGGTAAAGATGGCACCTGCACAGTTCAGCGATCTCATTGCACTTGTTGCTCTCTATCGTCCGGGACCTCTCGACTCCGGTATGGTTGATGATTTTGTTGAGACCAAACATGGCCGGGCCACTGCCAATTACCCGCTGCCACAGCTCAAGCCCGTTCTTGAAGAGACCTACGGCGTTATTGTCTACCAGGAACAGGTTATGAAAATTGCCAACATTCTGGCAAATTACAGCCTGGGTGATGCCGATATTTTACGGCGGGCCATGGGGAAAAAGAAAGTCGAGGTCATGAATGAAGAAAAAATCAAATTCATGGAGGGTGCCAAGAAAAACAATGTTGATGAAAAAAAGGCTGAGTATGTTTTTGACCTGATGGCAAAATTTGCGGGATACGGCTTTAACAAATCCCATTCTGCTGCCTACGCCCTTATTTCATACCAGACCGCCTACCTCAAAGCCCATTATCCTGCCCAGTTTATGGCCGCCCTCCTCTCCTGCGACATGAACAATACGGATAAGGTTGTTTCGTATATCAATGAGTGCAGAGAGCATTCCATTGAAGTGATGCCTCCTGACATCAATGAATCACTTATCGATTTCTCGGTACATAACGACAGGGTCCGTTTTGGACTTGCCGCTGTAAAGAATGTCGGGAAGTCTGCCCTCCACTCAATCATTGAGGAACGGGAAGCTGGTGGAAAATACACATCCCTTGAAGACTTCTGTAACCGTGTTGATTCAAGAAAAGTAAACTCACGAGTCATCGAAAGTCTTATCAAATCAGGTTCATTTGATTCGGTGGGCTGCAGGCGTTCTCAACTCATGGCCATTGTTGACCAGGCCATGGACAAAGCAAAGGCTGTACAACGTGACAAACAAAGCGGTCAGATGTCTCTTTTTGGCCTGTCTCCTGCAACGGACACAACGGACAAAAGCGGAATTATCCTTCCTGATATTCCTGAGTGGGAAGAACGGGAGCGCCTCACCATGGAAAAGGAAACTGTTGGTTTCTATATTACCGGCCACCCGCTTGATGAGGATATTGCAGAGATTAAAACCATCACCGACACTGACATTGCTGGTCTTGCTGAATATAGTGAAGATCAGCCGGTAAGGATTGGCGGACTAATCCGCAGCTGTAAGCAGCTGAAAAGTAAGAAAGGCGATCTTATGGCCTTTATTACCATTGAAGATCTTCTAAATGCTGTGGAGGTTATCGTCTTTCCAAATACTTTTGCAGAATGTTACCCCCTGCTCTCGTCCACTGAAACGATAATTGTTCAGGGAACCGTGCAAATCGATGAACGAGGGCCAAAGATTATTGCCGAATCCCTTGAATTGCTGCCCCAGGCCAGAGAAAAGCATACGGAGTCAATAAAAATCAAGCTTAACAGTGAAAAGATCAGCCGGAAACGTCTGGAATCCCTGAAACAGGTGTTATACCGCTACCACGGTAACTGCCCCCTGCTTCTTACCATGCATTTTCCCGGCCAGGGAGAGGTCGATATTGAAATTTTGAAGGATTTGACAGTAAGACCATGCCGCGAATTCACGGATGAAACCGAAAAAATTCTTGGATACAAAGCGCTGTCATACAGAAAAAAAACGCTTATCAGTCACAAACAAAAACGCTGGGGCCAGGCAAAAGCCTCCTAA
- a CDS encoding pentapeptide repeat-containing protein, with product MTHYLSKLLCIFVLLALSNCAPSTANRAEEKGAAALNTQEIFDLTSGNTLRLISSDFDSYIYFSQDGSLSAGSIFNNSTDFGTWDIASDGKLCIKFNVWYFGDINCYSTYKDPESDQYLLFTSNGALAYTAKASSGNSQGMAIKNKKDKKTAYVRSSLSQGQATRRSNEPTTTQSVPEATPVPVPVSTNSVSSTSQEEVKHSVKTMAQDCPNCNFEDADLRKAYLVGANLKGANLKRADLSRANLRRANLEGANLSGATLLSTNLPGANLKDANLSGADFTGSNLIQVDFTGADTEGCIFENTLQEGVKGLK from the coding sequence TTGACTCACTACCTATCGAAACTCTTATGCATCTTCGTCCTTCTAGCTCTTTCAAACTGCGCGCCATCCACTGCCAACAGAGCTGAGGAAAAAGGAGCTGCTGCATTAAATACTCAGGAAATATTTGACCTGACCTCCGGAAACACGCTTCGCCTCATTTCTTCCGACTTTGACTCCTATATCTATTTCAGCCAGGATGGTTCCCTTTCTGCGGGTTCTATCTTTAACAATAGCACTGATTTCGGAACCTGGGATATTGCAAGTGATGGAAAACTCTGTATCAAATTTAACGTCTGGTATTTTGGTGATATAAATTGCTATTCAACCTATAAGGATCCCGAGAGCGATCAGTACCTCCTGTTTACCAGTAATGGCGCACTTGCCTACACTGCAAAGGCCTCTTCCGGTAATTCCCAGGGAATGGCCATCAAGAACAAAAAAGACAAAAAAACAGCCTATGTCCGTAGCAGCTTAAGTCAGGGACAGGCAACCCGCCGTTCCAACGAACCAACCACTACACAATCCGTCCCTGAAGCCACTCCAGTTCCTGTCCCCGTTTCTACGAACAGTGTTTCGAGTACCTCACAGGAAGAGGTAAAACACAGCGTGAAGACAATGGCTCAGGATTGTCCCAACTGCAACTTTGAAGATGCCGATCTTCGCAAGGCATATCTTGTCGGTGCCAACCTCAAGGGTGCCAACCTCAAAAGAGCTGATCTTAGTCGTGCCAATCTGCGTCGTGCCAATCTTGAAGGTGCCAACCTTTCAGGCGCCACCCTGCTCAGCACAAACCTGCCGGGTGCTAATCTTAAGGATGCCAACCTCTCAGGCGCTGACTTCACCGGATCAAACCTCATTCAGGTTGATTTCACCGGTGCTGACACAGAGGGTTGTATTTTTGAAAATACCCTCCAGGAGGGTGTAAAGGGACTCAAATAA
- a CDS encoding motility protein A, whose amino-acid sequence MKNKNFIGLLLCILIFCLGFFINGNLSLYFNVSGILIVLGGTAGAALLSFKIEQLGIVSKVLRANYGKKIKKETEIVRILIDLSIKSRMQGILSLQEEENETSILFLRRALGCLVDGYKVEQIRDILNTEIYFFRMRREDSERVLRTIADFFPAFGITGSVVGLISMLGGIGDTSVILKAVPIALTSTLYGIVFANFFFLPFASFLRERTNQELLLQKIIMEGVIAIDSEMNPIILRTKLESFLTPSERQETLVSYQKLQERFNIKA is encoded by the coding sequence ATGAAAAATAAAAACTTTATCGGACTCCTCCTCTGTATCCTTATTTTCTGTTTAGGCTTTTTTATTAATGGAAACCTTAGTCTCTATTTTAATGTCTCAGGAATCCTAATTGTACTGGGTGGAACTGCCGGGGCCGCACTGCTCAGTTTTAAGATTGAACAGCTAGGCATTGTTTCAAAGGTACTGCGGGCAAATTATGGTAAAAAAATCAAGAAAGAAACTGAGATTGTCCGTATCCTGATCGATCTATCCATTAAATCACGAATGCAGGGAATTCTCTCCCTTCAGGAGGAAGAGAATGAGACCTCCATCCTTTTTTTAAGACGTGCTCTCGGCTGCCTTGTCGATGGCTACAAAGTTGAACAGATACGCGACATTCTCAATACTGAAATCTATTTTTTCAGAATGCGGCGAGAAGATTCAGAGCGTGTCCTTCGGACCATTGCTGACTTTTTCCCTGCTTTCGGGATCACCGGTAGTGTTGTGGGACTCATCTCCATGCTTGGTGGTATTGGAGATACATCAGTTATTTTAAAGGCTGTCCCCATCGCCCTTACTTCAACGCTATACGGCATCGTCTTTGCCAATTTCTTTTTCCTTCCCTTCGCCTCCTTTCTCCGAGAACGTACCAACCAGGAATTATTGCTGCAGAAAATTATCATGGAGGGTGTTATTGCCATCGATTCTGAAATGAATCCCATAATCCTCAGAACTAAACTGGAATCCTTCCTAACCCCATCAGAACGTCAGGAAACACTCGTCTCCTACCAAAAACTACAGGAGCGTTTCAACATAAAAGCCTGA
- a CDS encoding OmpA/MotB family protein → MSEQPDIATDHSLTDVPEGADTVSSHTYPTHPSGGGSFSMNSFVIEDSFYRARLSRPVHWSVAWSDLMMTMFILFLTMFVYQASNEEFLLTNTPEIIGGSTTEALDILGDGDLIVPIMPLNRPAPLINSGTVKKIEKIQINDIDVDGIFEENTVYVEPSLDKAVDESRISESNPPEMASPVPSPLPKDIIEPAPIIIAEEQALPEVKKTTTFSEMYDMSQQALSDGALDQFASIDLVPDKTMRIILTGDLLFYTGQADLSNAARQSLTKLTAVIKNSPYMINVIGHTDNQPMHSSRFASNWELSVVRASSVARFLINEMGMNPAQFIVSGYGSQRPRRPNTNVENRAANRRVEIIISKRLAPAIKATSDNLL, encoded by the coding sequence ATGAGCGAGCAGCCAGATATTGCAACAGACCACTCTTTAACTGATGTACCCGAAGGGGCGGATACTGTTAGTTCACACACTTATCCGACACACCCTTCAGGTGGCGGAAGCTTTTCAATGAACAGTTTTGTCATCGAAGATTCCTTCTATCGCGCGCGCCTTTCACGCCCGGTGCACTGGTCTGTTGCCTGGTCGGATCTGATGATGACCATGTTTATTCTTTTCCTGACCATGTTTGTCTATCAGGCATCTAACGAAGAATTCCTCCTGACTAACACTCCGGAAATCATAGGCGGCAGCACAACAGAAGCTCTTGATATCCTGGGTGACGGTGATCTTATTGTTCCTATCATGCCATTGAATCGGCCTGCCCCTCTAATCAACTCTGGAACAGTAAAAAAGATCGAAAAAATTCAAATCAACGATATTGATGTCGATGGGATCTTCGAAGAAAATACCGTTTACGTCGAACCTTCCCTGGACAAAGCAGTTGATGAATCCAGAATTTCCGAATCCAATCCCCCTGAAATGGCTTCTCCCGTCCCCTCCCCCCTGCCAAAAGACATCATAGAGCCTGCACCTATCATCATAGCAGAAGAGCAGGCGTTGCCAGAAGTCAAGAAAACGACGACATTCAGTGAAATGTATGACATGAGTCAACAGGCTCTCAGCGACGGTGCGCTGGATCAGTTTGCCTCCATAGATCTTGTACCCGATAAAACCATGCGCATTATTCTTACCGGGGATCTGCTCTTTTATACCGGTCAGGCTGACCTCTCAAATGCTGCCAGGCAATCTCTTACAAAACTTACTGCAGTCATTAAAAATTCTCCTTATATGATCAACGTCATAGGTCACACAGACAATCAACCCATGCACTCTTCCCGTTTTGCCTCAAACTGGGAACTCTCAGTTGTACGGGCAAGCAGTGTTGCCAGATTCCTCATTAATGAAATGGGAATGAACCCGGCACAGTTTATTGTTTCAGGCTACGGGTCCCAGCGACCGAGAAGACCAAATACCAATGTCGAGAATCGTGCTGCAAACAGACGTGTCGAAATCATTATTTCCAAACGCCTGGCCCCAGCAATAAAAGCAACTTCGGATAACCTCCTATAA
- a CDS encoding zinc dependent phospholipase C family protein, with the protein MPKEVTHWLIADEVCKHRTINIRPEYRNVVLLGAVFHDVLYYYIKRDKEILARLPDKFHGSNKEDSFYFVEGLINLYNQADKPDKAVVRAFTIGFASHIFVDINFHPFVYYMTGNSYDTDPVKRKIAVQKHREIECVIDCCLEKDANSHKAYDISAMYKDARQYLEVIFSNGIEYKKYGVRLIIDDILRSYKNFNYARKLFINGFLVNIMALSEPLLPKSLQAIKQLSYHQHKYYTPSDVTGELTYFDTVTNEPHITTLQAMKERAVYDTLEFCHLLPAFFDGTTSLPVGPSLETGQVRSSVYEMKYFHTGS; encoded by the coding sequence ATGCCAAAAGAAGTGACCCATTGGCTGATAGCCGATGAAGTGTGCAAACATAGAACGATCAATATCAGACCTGAATACAGAAACGTTGTCTTGCTAGGTGCTGTTTTTCATGATGTGCTCTATTACTACATCAAAAGGGACAAAGAAATACTGGCTAGGTTGCCTGACAAGTTTCATGGTTCCAACAAAGAAGATAGTTTCTATTTTGTCGAGGGACTGATTAATCTGTACAACCAAGCCGACAAACCTGATAAGGCGGTAGTACGAGCCTTTACAATCGGTTTTGCTTCCCATATCTTCGTCGATATCAATTTTCACCCTTTCGTCTATTATATGACCGGGAACTCTTACGACACAGATCCTGTTAAACGAAAGATTGCTGTGCAAAAACATCGCGAAATCGAATGTGTAATCGACTGCTGCTTGGAGAAAGATGCAAATAGCCACAAGGCATATGATATCAGTGCCATGTACAAAGATGCCAGGCAGTATCTAGAGGTGATTTTCTCCAACGGTATAGAATACAAGAAATATGGTGTGCGATTGATTATTGATGACATATTAAGATCTTACAAAAATTTTAATTATGCGCGCAAACTCTTTATCAATGGTTTTTTGGTCAATATTATGGCTCTTAGCGAACCACTGCTCCCCAAAAGTTTACAAGCGATCAAACAACTTTCGTACCATCAGCACAAGTACTATACTCCATCAGACGTGACGGGTGAATTAACTTACTTTGACACGGTAACCAATGAGCCACACATCACCACACTACAAGCAATGAAAGAGCGTGCGGTGTACGACACTCTGGAGTTTTGCCATTTATTGCCAGCGTTTTTCGATGGTACTACCTCATTGCCGGTTGGTCCCTCCCTTGAGACCGGACAAGTCAGATCGAGTGTGTATGAAATGAAATATTTTCATACAGGCAGTTAA